In the Sarcophilus harrisii chromosome 3, mSarHar1.11, whole genome shotgun sequence genome, one interval contains:
- the LOC105749976 gene encoding cbp/p300-interacting transactivator 3, giving the protein MTDPLMLPLSHGVPGLQAHRVGVANLPTGPHVFRSLPPAADGFPHPYSGAGLENGDLRLRASSAVQLGSQQSGPGTLMYPGQPGPFSGPPRQPQLSASLHRQKLHPFYQGHPAGCALGPSTPRCWSGPMGPDLAPPALTLSCVDAELIDEETLTSLEQELGLDRVQELPELFLGQNEFDCLWDFGGKQQAGAVSC; this is encoded by the coding sequence ATGACGGATCCCCTGATGCTCCCCCTGAGCCACGGAGTTCCCGGGCTGCAGGCTCACCGCGTGGGGGTGGCAAATCTGCCCACCGGCCCCCATGTATTCCGGAGTCTACCCCCAGCTGCCGACGGCTTCCCGCACCCTTATTCTGGGGCCGGCCTTGAGAACGGGGACCTGCGCCTCCGGGCCAGCTCAGCTGTCCAATTGGGATCCCAGCAGTCAGGACCCGGGACCCTGATGTACCCGGGTCAGCCCGGACCCTTCTCGGGGCCCCCGCGGCAGCCGCAGCTCTCAGCCAGCCTGCATAGGCAGAAACTCCACCCGTTCTACCAGGGCCACCCTGCCGGATGTGCCCTGGGTCCGAGCACCCCGCGGTGCTGGTCAGGCCCTATGGGTCCAGACCTGGCTCCCCCCGCGCTGACCTTGAGCTGCGTGGACGCCGAGCTCATCGACGAGGAGACGCTGACTTCTCTGGAACAGGAGTTGGGGCTAGACCGCGTGCAAGagttgcctgagctcttcctgggACAGAATGAGTTCGACTGCCTCTGGGACTTTGGGGGCAAACAGCAGGCCGGAGCCGTGAGCTGCTGA